One stretch of Longimicrobiaceae bacterium DNA includes these proteins:
- a CDS encoding OsmC family protein yields MAQPSEVSVRVGASGFRAEISARGHTLVADEPVDVGGTNEGPTPYDYLAAALGSCTAMTIRIYADRRGWPLQSVTVRLTHSREHERDCEECEASPVGIDQFTRKIELVGDLTEEQREGLLRIADRCPVGQTLQRGLRILPG; encoded by the coding sequence ATGGCACAGCCAAGCGAGGTGTCGGTACGGGTGGGGGCGAGCGGGTTCAGAGCCGAGATCTCGGCCCGGGGGCACACCCTGGTCGCGGATGAGCCGGTCGACGTGGGCGGGACCAACGAGGGTCCCACTCCGTACGACTACCTGGCGGCAGCGCTGGGCAGCTGCACGGCGATGACCATCCGCATCTACGCCGACCGGCGCGGCTGGCCGCTCCAATCGGTGACCGTGCGCTTGACGCACAGTCGCGAGCACGAGCGCGACTGCGAGGAGTGCGAAGCCTCGCCTGTCGGGATCGACCAGTTCACCCGCAAGATCGAGCTGGTCGGCGATCTGACGGAGGAGCAGCGCGAGGGGCTGCTGCGCATCGCGGATCGCTGCCCGGTGGGCCAGACGCTTCAGCGCGGGCTGCGAATCCTTCCGGGCTAA
- a CDS encoding CPBP family glutamic-type intramembrane protease: protein MAPNSRDALALRRDRGLLRWRGPAVVLFARSVLAVAAQGVVAAILVLGGSAVAWQDSEAWLPVYGTLIDLGCLALIWRFTRREGIRLFDLIGFERARLTRDVLLGLLLIPLSLVFILGGVYFGSWLVFGTPTGPYTSGQLPLPAALYGVLIWPWLWGLTEQMTYNGYLLPRFQVLSRSTAVAVAVVSFSWAAQHAFMPMTFDGEFMVYRLVAAVPNSVFQTMLYLRLRRVLPFAIAHALLDGASVLIGVLLPALRAG from the coding sequence GTGGCGCCGAACTCTCGGGATGCTCTCGCGCTCCGGCGCGACCGGGGCTTGCTGCGCTGGCGTGGCCCGGCGGTGGTGCTGTTCGCCCGCTCGGTGCTCGCCGTGGCTGCCCAGGGGGTGGTCGCGGCGATTCTGGTGCTGGGCGGATCGGCGGTGGCCTGGCAGGACTCGGAGGCCTGGCTGCCCGTTTATGGCACCCTGATCGACCTCGGATGCCTCGCGTTGATCTGGCGGTTCACCCGCCGTGAGGGGATCCGGTTGTTCGACCTGATCGGCTTTGAGCGCGCGCGGCTCACCCGGGACGTGCTGCTCGGCCTCCTGTTGATCCCCCTCAGCCTGGTGTTCATCCTCGGCGGGGTCTATTTCGGCAGTTGGCTCGTCTTCGGAACCCCCACGGGACCCTACACCTCCGGGCAGCTGCCCCTGCCGGCCGCTCTCTACGGTGTGCTGATCTGGCCATGGCTCTGGGGCCTGACCGAGCAGATGACCTACAACGGCTATCTGCTGCCTCGTTTTCAAGTTCTTTCCCGCAGCACCGCCGTCGCCGTCGCGGTCGTCTCCTTCTCCTGGGCGGCGCAGCACGCCTTCATGCCCATGACCTTCGACGGCGAGTTCATGGTGTATCGACTGGTGGCGGCGGTGCCGAACTCCGTTTTTCAGACGATGCTGTACCTGCGGCTGCGCCGTGTTCTTCCGTTTGCCATCGCGCACGCCCTACTGGACGGGGCGAGCGTGCTGATCGGGGTGCTGCTGCCGGCGTTGCGGGCAGGCTGA